The genomic interval CCGCGACAGGCTGCGGAACCCATCGCGCCCGTGCCGATAATCGCTATCGTTTTGTCCTTTAAGCTCACCGCTCGCGTTCACCCCATGACCCGTTATGGAAATCGTCGACAGTGGTCATTTCCACCTGCACATTGGCAGGCGCGAACAGAAACACCTGCTCGTGCACACGCTCTACGGTGCCCTCCAGTGCATACACCACGCCCATCAGGAAGTCCACCACTCGCTCACGCACGCGGGCATCGGCATACTGGAAGTTGACCAGCTGCTGATGCCCTGCTTTCAAGCCATCCGCAGCGCGCCGGGCATCCTCGAAGGAACGAGCGTAGAGTACGTTTACCCGCTGCGCCGGGCGCGTGTGAAGGCGGATCACCGTGCCGCCATCCTGCTCCTCTTCCTCATCTGTGCCGAACAGTCGTTCCTTAATCCGTGACCACCAGGAACGCCCCGCCTCTTCCTCGAAAGGTTCCTGCACCCCTTCACCCTCCTTTAAGATCGCGCACCGAAAATCGCCGTGCCGATTCGAACCATGGTTGCCCCTTCTTCAATCGCTACCTCGAAGTCCTGTGTCATTCCCATAGACAGGTGTATACGGTGGGCTTCGGGCAGCTTCTCAAACAGGCGACGCAGCCCGGCGAAATAGGGGCGGGCTTGCTCTGCATCTTCGACGATGGGAGCCATGCCCATAAACCCCTCCAGCTGCACGTGCGGCAGCTGCGCTATTCGCTCCGCCAACGACAAAGCCTCTTCGGGACGCACCCCATACTTCTGTGGTTCTTGAGAGATATTGACCTCTATCAAAACGCGTTGTCGCTTTCCCGCCGCCTGCGCTCGCCGATCGATTTCGTGCGCGAGGGCTTCATCGTCAACAGTGTGTATCCACTCGAATAGGGGCACGACACCTCGCGCCTTGTTCTTCTGCAAATGTCCGATGAAGTGCCATTGTACGGACGCGCTAATCAACGGTATCTTCTCGCGCGCCTCTTGATAGTAGTTCTCTCCGAAATGCACGATTCCTGCCGCGATAGCTTGCTCGATACGCGCGATGTCCACCGTTTTGGAGACAGCGATTAACGTAACCTCTTCCGGTTTGCGCCCGGCACGTTCGCACGCCCGGGCGATGCGCTCGCGCACTACCGCCACATTCCGCGCGATATCGACGCTCATACGCTGTCTGTCCAGTTGGTGTTTTCTTCTGGGATATATTCGCCGCGGTGACTGACTGCCAGCTGCCGCAGCACACCGGTTTCTACAAAAACCACGCGCTCCGCCACGTTCACCGCGTGGTCTGCACACCGCTCCAGATAGTAGATGACCAGCAACATAGTGGTTGCTGCTTCGAGATGTTCGGGGTTAATCTGAGTTGCGGCGATGATGGCACGTCGCATCCGGCGGTAGAGCTTGTCCACCTCGTTGTCCATTTCACATACGTCGTACGCCATCTCGAGGTTGTGCTGAGTGAAGGACTCGAGCCCGCCGCGGATCATGCTGCAGACTTTCCGCTTCATCAGAGGAACGTCCACTAAGGAGATGACGTGTGGAAAATCCTTGAGTGCAATTGCCG from Bacillota bacterium carries:
- the phoU gene encoding phosphate signaling complex protein PhoU, encoding MTVVRHAFDEELQLLQNELLEMGSFVEQMLDQAVQSLCNRDEELAKEIVRRDDEVDEMDVNIEMHCLRLLALQQPMARDLRLIGTVLKTITDLERIGDHSVDIAKAAIALKDFPHVISLVDVPLMKRKVCSMIRGGLESFTQHNLEMAYDVCEMDNEVDKLYRRMRRAIIAATQINPEHLEAATTMLLVIYYLERCADHAVNVAERVVFVETGVLRQLAVSHRGEYIPEENTNWTDSV
- a CDS encoding YggS family pyridoxal phosphate-dependent enzyme; this translates as MSVDIARNVAVVRERIARACERAGRKPEEVTLIAVSKTVDIARIEQAIAAGIVHFGENYYQEAREKIPLISASVQWHFIGHLQKNKARGVVPLFEWIHTVDDEALAHEIDRRAQAAGKRQRVLIEVNISQEPQKYGVRPEEALSLAERIAQLPHVQLEGFMGMAPIVEDAEQARPYFAGLRRLFEKLPEAHRIHLSMGMTQDFEVAIEEGATMVRIGTAIFGARS
- a CDS encoding cell division protein SepF; translation: MQEPFEEEAGRSWWSRIKERLFGTDEEEEQDGGTVIRLHTRPAQRVNVLYARSFEDARRAADGLKAGHQQLVNFQYADARVRERVVDFLMGVVYALEGTVERVHEQVFLFAPANVQVEMTTVDDFHNGSWGERER